A genomic window from Rhodococcus sp. KBS0724 includes:
- a CDS encoding class I SAM-dependent RNA methyltransferase: protein MSENWTGQSFEAELGKPGHGGFVVARHEGRVVFVRHGLPGERALVRVTEDKGGSFARADAVSILEASPHRIDPTCPVAGPGGAGCCDYSHADLEIQREMKSLVVAEQLQRLAGVEHDVQVEVLPGTGDGTGWRTRVRLAVDGNGEAGYHAFRSNRIVTDLRCTQIEERAYDGLAGPQWSPGSELQVVLDGAGARHVVEISAPTIAKAGRRATGRRGATARRAAGSGPRKTRVAIGSDTVRERVGAREWELSATGFWQAHRGAAQAYSDVVRDWSGVGSGATAWDLYGGVGVFAAALADLVGPDGVVESVELSARASSDGRAALADQKQVRFHTDRVEKIVAAASLAASPGVVVLDPPRAGAGRPVVEAIASTGTERVIHIGCDPASFGRDIGLYLEQGFRIGGLRAFDAFPQTHHVECMALLER, encoded by the coding sequence TTGAGTGAGAATTGGACCGGGCAGAGCTTCGAGGCCGAACTGGGGAAGCCCGGTCACGGCGGGTTTGTTGTTGCCCGCCACGAGGGCCGCGTGGTGTTCGTCCGTCACGGTTTGCCGGGGGAGCGGGCTCTGGTTCGGGTCACCGAGGACAAGGGCGGATCGTTTGCGCGCGCCGACGCGGTGTCCATCCTCGAGGCGTCGCCGCATCGCATCGACCCGACGTGCCCCGTCGCGGGACCAGGGGGAGCCGGTTGCTGCGACTACTCGCACGCCGACCTCGAGATCCAGCGCGAGATGAAATCTCTGGTGGTGGCAGAGCAATTGCAGAGACTGGCGGGCGTCGAACACGACGTGCAGGTGGAGGTTCTGCCGGGCACCGGCGACGGCACCGGGTGGCGGACTCGCGTTCGGCTTGCCGTCGACGGCAACGGCGAGGCGGGGTACCACGCGTTTCGCAGCAATCGCATCGTGACGGATCTGCGATGCACCCAGATCGAGGAACGTGCCTACGACGGTTTGGCCGGTCCGCAGTGGTCTCCGGGCAGTGAACTGCAGGTAGTCCTCGACGGTGCGGGTGCCAGGCATGTTGTCGAGATCAGTGCGCCCACCATCGCGAAGGCGGGGCGTCGTGCGACCGGTCGGCGCGGGGCGACAGCCCGCCGTGCTGCCGGCAGTGGCCCGCGGAAGACGCGTGTTGCGATAGGCAGTGACACCGTGCGTGAGCGCGTGGGTGCCCGCGAGTGGGAACTCTCTGCGACGGGCTTCTGGCAGGCGCATCGTGGTGCGGCGCAGGCATATTCGGACGTTGTGCGGGACTGGTCCGGCGTTGGCTCCGGCGCTACGGCGTGGGATCTGTACGGCGGGGTTGGGGTGTTTGCGGCAGCACTGGCGGATCTTGTCGGACCGGACGGGGTCGTGGAATCCGTGGAGTTGTCTGCGCGTGCATCGTCGGACGGACGGGCAGCGTTGGCCGATCAGAAGCAGGTCCGATTCCACACCGACCGGGTCGAGAAGATCGTGGCTGCCGCGTCGTTGGCGGCGTCGCCGGGTGTGGTTGTTCTGGATCCACCGCGAGCGGGTGCCGGACGCCCGGTGGTGGAGGCGATCGCGTCGACCGGAACCGAGCGCGTGATCCATATCGGGTGTGATCCGGCGTCGTTCGGCCGCGATATCGGGTTGTACCTCGAGCAGGGGTTCCGCATCGGTGGGCTTCGCGCGTTCGACGCCTTTCCTCAAACGCATCATGTGGAATGCATGGCCCTGCTCGAGCGTTGA
- a CDS encoding GNAT family N-acetyltransferase, translated as MTAAPENTVVVDNPDQSRFEIHVDGDLAGIEDYTTAGDVLSFNHTEIYPRFEGLGLASILVSGALDQLRTRSLKVHPVCPYVVKFLGKHPEYQDLIS; from the coding sequence ATGACCGCTGCACCCGAAAATACCGTTGTCGTCGACAATCCGGATCAGAGCCGCTTCGAGATTCATGTCGACGGCGATCTTGCCGGAATCGAGGACTACACCACCGCCGGTGACGTGCTCTCGTTCAACCACACCGAGATCTATCCCCGTTTCGAGGGATTAGGACTTGCCTCGATTCTGGTGAGCGGCGCGCTGGACCAACTGCGCACGCGCAGCCTCAAAGTGCATCCGGTGTGCCCGTACGTCGTGAAGTTCCTCGGCAAGCACCCCGAATATCAGGATTTGATCAGCTGA
- a CDS encoding MDR family MFS transporter has translation MSATVGETRASTGSGAMTHSEILRVLTGLIAALFTALLSSTIVSTALPTIIGELHGTQTQYAWIITAALLATAASTPIWGKLSDLFNKKLLVQTSIVIFVIGSIIAGAAHNVPLLLGARVIQGIGMGGLTALVVAIIGSIIPPRDRGRYSGYMGAAMAVSMSGGPVLGGVIVDTIGWRWCFYVCVPLAVIALFLLQRTLHIETEKKDNVSIDWLGATLLTAGVSVLLIWVSFAGQDDYYAWFSMQSLYFVFGGLALLALTMFVESKVKDPILPIKIITERTTALAIIASVAVGVGLFGATTFLTQYFQTARGFDPTAAGLLTIPMVAGMLVASVGSGQLITKFGQWKPFVVSGAVLLVVGFGLLSTIDHATNLWVIGIFMAIVGMGTGMLMQNIVLAVQNTVSVENIGAASSIVAFFRTFGGAIGVSVLGSILASRVGTLTKESVSALPPEQQMVAGKSLQDGLDLNNMPDFVGQIVRFAYGDATGRIFLVAAVVAIVTLVAVSFIPNRALRTTIDIVVPEADEVNLEKSASR, from the coding sequence ATGTCAGCCACAGTTGGAGAAACTCGGGCAAGTACCGGGAGCGGTGCGATGACGCACAGCGAAATTTTGAGAGTCCTGACCGGACTCATCGCGGCACTCTTTACCGCGCTGCTGAGCAGCACCATCGTCTCGACGGCACTCCCGACCATCATCGGTGAATTGCACGGGACGCAGACGCAGTACGCCTGGATCATCACGGCAGCATTGCTCGCGACAGCCGCGTCGACGCCCATCTGGGGCAAATTGTCCGACCTCTTCAACAAGAAGTTACTGGTCCAGACGTCGATCGTGATCTTCGTGATCGGCTCCATCATTGCCGGCGCAGCACACAACGTGCCGCTGCTTCTTGGTGCCCGTGTGATTCAGGGCATCGGCATGGGCGGCTTGACTGCCCTCGTCGTCGCGATCATCGGCTCCATCATTCCGCCGCGTGATCGTGGTCGGTACTCCGGTTACATGGGCGCTGCCATGGCTGTCTCGATGTCCGGTGGACCCGTACTCGGCGGTGTCATCGTCGACACGATCGGCTGGCGCTGGTGCTTCTACGTGTGTGTTCCGTTGGCAGTCATCGCACTGTTCCTCCTTCAGCGCACCTTGCACATCGAGACCGAGAAGAAGGACAACGTCTCGATCGACTGGTTGGGCGCCACCCTGCTCACCGCAGGCGTCAGCGTTCTGCTGATCTGGGTTTCCTTCGCCGGTCAGGATGACTACTACGCCTGGTTCTCGATGCAGTCGCTGTACTTCGTCTTCGGCGGACTTGCGTTGCTGGCTCTGACGATGTTTGTCGAATCCAAGGTCAAGGATCCGATCCTGCCGATCAAGATCATCACCGAGCGCACCACCGCGTTGGCAATCATCGCTTCGGTAGCAGTGGGTGTCGGCCTGTTCGGTGCGACGACCTTCCTGACGCAGTACTTCCAGACAGCTCGCGGTTTCGATCCGACTGCTGCCGGACTGCTCACCATTCCCATGGTGGCCGGCATGCTCGTCGCCTCGGTCGGCTCCGGACAGTTGATCACCAAATTCGGTCAGTGGAAGCCGTTCGTTGTTTCCGGTGCTGTCCTGCTCGTCGTCGGTTTCGGTCTTCTCTCCACGATCGACCATGCGACCAACCTGTGGGTCATCGGAATCTTCATGGCGATCGTCGGTATGGGTACCGGCATGTTGATGCAGAACATCGTGCTCGCGGTCCAGAACACGGTCAGTGTCGAGAACATCGGCGCGGCAAGCAGTATCGTTGCGTTCTTCCGTACCTTCGGTGGCGCGATCGGCGTCTCGGTTCTGGGTTCCATCCTGGCAAGTCGCGTCGGCACCCTGACCAAGGAATCCGTGTCCGCACTGCCGCCCGAGCAGCAGATGGTTGCAGGCAAGAGCTTGCAGGACGGACTCGACCTGAACAACATGCCCGACTTCGTCGGACAGATCGTTCGATTCGCGTACGGCGACGCAACGGGACGCATCTTCCTGGTCGCAGCCGTTGTTGCCATCGTGACCTTGGTAGCGGTTTCCTTCATCCCGAACCGGGCACTGCGGACCACGATCGACATCGTTGTACCCGAGGCGGACGAGGTCAACCTCGAAAAGTCGGCTTCACGCTGA
- a CDS encoding APC family permease yields MSKLSTATKRLLLGRPFRSDKLGHTLLPKRIALPVFASDAMSSVAYAPEEIFLVLSVAGISAYAYTPWIGLSVAIVMAVVVASYRQNVHAYPSGGGDYEVATVNLGPTAGLTVGSALMVDYVLTVAVSISSAASNIGSALPFVAQHKVLFAVAAIVLLTAVNLRGIRESGTAFAIPTYAFIVGMFLMLGWGFFRIYVLGEDVHAESSSFTLNAEDSHLYGIAFAFLIARAFSSGCAALTGVEAISNGVPAFQKPKSRNAATTLLLLGSIAIVLLMGIIILAQKIGIVYAHNPQEQLVGAPEGYHQKTLIAQIAEAVFNGFPIGFFFIAIVTALILVLAANTAFNGFPVLASILAQDRYLPRQLHTRGDRLAFSNGILFLSAAAIAFVVIFGAEVTKLIQLYIVGVFVSFVLSQTGMIKHWTRHLKSETDKAQRARMQRSRVINSIGLAMTGAVLVIVLITKFAAGAWIAIVAMIAIFIVMKMIRKHYDSVAAELEEQEWDGVLPSRTHSIVLVSKLHMPTMRALAYARATRPDTLEAITVNVDEPDTRALVRQWEKSDVTVPLKVIESPYREITKPVLDYVKRVRRDAPRDVVTVFIPEYVVGHWWEQILHNQSALRLKSRLLFQPGVMVTSVPWQLSSSAKAKPLDIEKTAGATRRGYDAGEK; encoded by the coding sequence GTGTCTAAGCTCTCGACCGCGACCAAGCGGCTCTTGCTCGGCCGGCCGTTCCGAAGTGACAAACTCGGGCACACGCTGCTACCCAAGCGGATTGCGCTCCCTGTATTCGCGTCCGACGCCATGTCGTCCGTTGCCTATGCCCCCGAAGAAATCTTCCTGGTTCTCTCCGTTGCGGGCATTTCGGCGTATGCGTACACGCCGTGGATCGGCCTGTCGGTCGCCATCGTGATGGCTGTCGTGGTGGCGAGTTACCGCCAGAATGTCCACGCATACCCGTCCGGTGGCGGCGACTACGAGGTGGCGACGGTCAACCTCGGTCCGACAGCGGGTTTGACGGTCGGCAGCGCGCTGATGGTCGACTACGTGCTCACTGTTGCTGTATCGATCTCGTCGGCGGCGTCCAACATCGGTTCGGCGCTGCCGTTCGTCGCTCAGCACAAGGTGCTGTTCGCGGTGGCGGCGATCGTTCTGCTGACGGCGGTGAACTTGCGCGGTATCCGAGAGTCGGGAACTGCGTTCGCGATTCCGACCTACGCCTTCATCGTCGGCATGTTCCTGATGCTGGGGTGGGGTTTCTTCCGGATCTATGTGCTCGGTGAGGATGTTCACGCGGAATCGTCGTCGTTCACCCTGAATGCTGAGGATTCGCACCTGTACGGAATTGCCTTTGCGTTCCTGATCGCGCGGGCGTTCTCCTCGGGTTGTGCCGCGCTGACGGGCGTCGAGGCAATCAGCAACGGTGTGCCGGCCTTCCAGAAACCGAAGTCCCGCAACGCGGCGACCACATTGCTGTTGCTCGGTTCGATCGCCATCGTCTTGCTGATGGGCATCATCATCCTGGCTCAGAAGATCGGCATCGTCTATGCCCACAATCCGCAGGAACAGTTGGTCGGTGCGCCCGAGGGCTACCACCAGAAGACCCTGATCGCGCAGATCGCCGAAGCCGTGTTCAACGGGTTCCCGATCGGGTTCTTCTTCATCGCCATCGTGACCGCGCTGATCCTCGTGTTGGCAGCGAACACCGCGTTCAACGGATTTCCCGTCCTCGCGTCCATCCTGGCTCAGGATCGCTACTTGCCACGTCAGCTGCACACCCGCGGTGACCGGTTGGCGTTCAGCAACGGCATTCTGTTCCTGTCGGCTGCTGCCATCGCCTTTGTGGTCATCTTCGGCGCTGAAGTCACCAAACTGATCCAGCTGTACATCGTCGGTGTCTTCGTCTCGTTCGTGCTCAGTCAGACCGGCATGATCAAGCACTGGACGCGCCACCTGAAGTCCGAGACCGACAAGGCGCAGCGCGCGCGTATGCAGCGCTCCCGGGTCATCAACTCGATCGGTCTCGCGATGACCGGTGCTGTGCTGGTCATCGTTCTGATCACCAAGTTCGCTGCAGGCGCCTGGATTGCCATCGTCGCGATGATCGCGATCTTCATCGTGATGAAGATGATCCGCAAGCACTACGACAGCGTTGCCGCCGAACTCGAGGAGCAGGAGTGGGACGGCGTACTGCCGAGCCGCACGCACTCGATCGTGCTTGTCTCGAAGCTTCACATGCCGACGATGCGCGCCCTGGCCTATGCGCGAGCAACACGACCGGACACGCTGGAAGCAATCACCGTCAACGTCGACGAACCTGACACCCGTGCACTGGTTCGGCAGTGGGAGAAGAGCGATGTGACCGTGCCGCTCAAGGTGATCGAATCGCCGTACCGCGAAATCACGAAGCCGGTTCTCGACTACGTCAAGCGAGTGCGACGCGACGCGCCCCGCGATGTGGTCACCGTGTTCATCCCCGAGTACGTGGTGGGCCATTGGTGGGAGCAGATCCTGCACAACCAGAGCGCATTGCGACTCAAGAGCCGGCTGCTCTTCCAGCCCGGCGTGATGGTGACGAGTGTTCCGTGGCAGCTGAGTTCGTCGGCAAAGGCCAAACCGCTCGATATCGAGAAGACCGCAGGCGCAACCCGACGGGGATACGACGCAGGCGAGAAATGA
- a CDS encoding TrkA family potassium uptake protein codes for MKVAIAGAGAVGRSIARELIRSNHDVMLIERKIEHVEPESVPEATWVHADACELSRLEEASLESYEVVISATGDDKANLVLSLLAKTEFGVRRVVARVNDPRNEWLFDESWGVDVAVSTPRMLASLVEEAVSVGDLVKLMTLRQGQANLVEITLPDNTPLAGKPVKRLELPRDCALVTILRGGRVIVPELDDPIEGGDELLFVAAIDTEDQLRTALRLDA; via the coding sequence GTGAAGGTCGCCATCGCCGGCGCAGGTGCCGTAGGTCGCTCCATTGCGCGCGAGCTGATTCGCAGTAATCACGACGTCATGCTGATCGAACGCAAGATCGAGCACGTCGAGCCCGAGTCCGTACCCGAAGCCACCTGGGTGCATGCCGACGCCTGTGAGCTGAGCCGGCTCGAGGAAGCCTCACTGGAGTCCTACGAGGTGGTCATCTCCGCGACCGGTGACGACAAAGCCAACCTCGTGCTGAGTTTGCTCGCGAAAACGGAATTCGGCGTCCGCCGCGTTGTCGCCCGAGTGAACGATCCGCGAAACGAATGGCTTTTCGACGAGTCGTGGGGCGTCGACGTTGCCGTCTCCACCCCCCGGATGCTGGCATCGCTGGTCGAGGAAGCCGTTTCGGTCGGTGATCTGGTCAAACTCATGACTCTGCGTCAGGGTCAGGCCAACCTCGTCGAGATCACGCTGCCCGACAACACTCCCCTCGCCGGTAAGCCCGTCAAGCGACTCGAACTCCCCCGAGACTGCGCACTCGTGACGATCCTGCGCGGTGGACGCGTCATAGTTCCCGAACTCGACGACCCCATCGAAGGCGGCGACGAACTTCTCTTCGTCGCGGCAATCGACACCGAGGATCAGCTCAGAACAGCACTTCGTCTCGACGCCTGA
- a CDS encoding TrkA family potassium uptake protein translates to MYVVIMGCGRVGSSLAASLTRIGHEVAVIDRDQSAFLRLDHDFTGTTVLGMGFDRDVLIRSGIERADAFAAVSSGDNSNIIAARVARETFGVERVVARIYDAKRAAVYERLGIPTVATVPWSTDRFLHTLTKESQTAKWRDPSGNVAITELALHEDWAGKSIAVLEGATNSRVAFIIRFGTGVLPDRKTVIQADDQVYVAAVSGTVAEAIALAGNPPPSDD, encoded by the coding sequence GTGTATGTCGTCATCATGGGGTGCGGTCGTGTGGGATCTTCCCTCGCCGCGTCCCTGACCAGGATCGGACACGAAGTTGCGGTCATCGACCGCGATCAGAGTGCATTTCTGCGTCTCGACCATGATTTCACGGGAACCACGGTTCTCGGCATGGGCTTCGACCGCGATGTGCTGATTCGATCAGGGATCGAGCGCGCCGACGCCTTTGCAGCCGTCTCGTCGGGTGATAATTCCAACATCATCGCGGCCAGGGTTGCGCGCGAAACCTTCGGTGTCGAACGCGTCGTCGCACGAATCTACGACGCGAAGCGCGCCGCTGTGTACGAGCGACTCGGCATCCCCACCGTGGCAACAGTTCCGTGGTCGACCGACCGGTTCCTGCACACGCTGACCAAGGAAAGCCAGACCGCGAAGTGGCGCGACCCGTCGGGAAACGTAGCCATCACCGAACTTGCGCTACACGAGGATTGGGCCGGCAAATCCATCGCGGTCCTCGAAGGCGCGACCAATTCCCGGGTGGCGTTCATCATCCGCTTCGGCACCGGCGTCCTCCCCGATCGCAAGACCGTCATCCAGGCCGACGACCAGGTCTACGTCGCCGCAGTGTCCGGGACTGTCGCCGAAGCGATCGCACTCGCCGGCAATCCTCCGCCGAGCGACGACTGA
- a CDS encoding SIMPL domain-containing protein — protein MTFTHSEQSDATSVTVSGIGRATATPDIARLSIGISVTDPAVADAFGALARHSTALTDVLHAHGIRGADLVTTGLSIHPQTQWVDGGRAETTGFTASTTFRIVVRELSANSSHSPAAVIADCVSASGDAIRLDSVAFDLEDRTALAELARESAWASAQSKAAQFAALARKNLVDTLEIVEGADQMVPVHGVFAAARADSAPLAVEHGEIEETISIRVRWSMA, from the coding sequence ATGACCTTCACTCATTCGGAACAGTCGGACGCGACCAGCGTGACGGTCAGTGGAATCGGCCGCGCAACAGCCACTCCCGACATTGCCCGGTTGTCGATTGGCATCTCGGTGACAGACCCGGCAGTTGCCGACGCGTTCGGTGCCCTGGCCAGGCACTCGACCGCATTGACGGACGTACTGCACGCACACGGCATCCGCGGAGCCGACCTCGTGACAACAGGATTGAGCATCCACCCGCAGACTCAGTGGGTGGACGGCGGCCGAGCAGAAACCACCGGTTTCACTGCGTCGACGACATTTCGAATAGTAGTGCGCGAGTTGAGTGCGAACAGCTCGCATTCTCCCGCCGCGGTTATCGCTGATTGTGTGTCCGCCTCCGGCGACGCGATCCGACTCGACAGCGTGGCATTCGACCTCGAGGATCGAACGGCGCTGGCCGAGCTCGCCCGCGAATCTGCCTGGGCGTCAGCACAATCAAAAGCCGCACAGTTCGCGGCCCTGGCACGGAAAAATCTGGTCGACACCCTCGAGATTGTCGAGGGCGCCGACCAGATGGTCCCGGTGCACGGTGTATTTGCCGCGGCTCGGGCAGATTCTGCTCCGCTAGCCGTCGAACACGGTGAGATCGAGGAAACGATCTCGATCCGTGTTCGATGGTCTATGGCGTGA
- a CDS encoding MarR family winged helix-turn-helix transcriptional regulator, with protein sequence MSVQPETAQALVDTVFLFGRSLRAVVTHSAESVLPPALVSVLFMLAAKGECRQNELAVDLCVSQSSLSRQMSDLVDAGYVERSPDPADKRAFRIRVSDEGHSVLEETKQRRAARLRSMLEDWSQEEAVAAVSSLQRLNETFGAAIHRQASPAVPHTAMPVAGVETIGR encoded by the coding sequence ATGTCAGTGCAGCCGGAGACGGCCCAAGCTCTTGTCGACACGGTTTTCCTGTTCGGCAGATCCTTGCGCGCCGTGGTGACACACAGCGCTGAAAGCGTGCTTCCGCCGGCGCTGGTCAGTGTGCTTTTCATGCTGGCGGCAAAAGGGGAATGCAGACAGAACGAGTTGGCAGTGGACCTTTGTGTCAGTCAGTCCTCGCTCAGTCGGCAGATGTCCGATCTCGTGGATGCCGGGTATGTCGAGCGAAGTCCCGACCCCGCAGACAAGCGAGCGTTCCGGATCCGAGTCTCGGACGAGGGGCACAGCGTTCTCGAGGAAACGAAACAACGGCGAGCGGCGCGATTGCGCAGCATGCTCGAAGACTGGAGCCAGGAAGAGGCCGTGGCCGCAGTGTCGTCGCTTCAACGTCTCAACGAGACGTTCGGCGCAGCGATCCATCGTCAGGCCTCACCTGCAGTCCCGCACACGGCCATGCCGGTCGCGGGCGTAGAAACTATTGGGAGATAA
- the glsA gene encoding glutaminase A, whose product MGNVVDDLIARVFDEVRSLDAGEVADYIPELAAVAPDSFGICLATIDGYVYEIGDSRQPFTIQSISKPFTYALALADRGADAVAEKIDVEPSGEPFNEISLDPLTERPRNPMINAGAITAASLVTGADQATRFERIRAAYSRYAGRQLSFNEAVYDSEARTGHRNRAIGHMLRSFDVISGDPNDAVDLYFRQCSIDVTCRDLSLMAATMANNGVNPLTRERALTAVGVEQVLSVMSTCGMYDGAGKWLVEVGLPAKSGVGGGVMAVLPGQIGIAVYSPRLDAHGNSVRGVAAAKALSKELELHFLHVTRASRSSIRARYTVTEAPSRVRRTPTEQAVLEDVGKRSRIYELHGDLLFTGAESAVREIGSVDEGLEVVVIDVRRVDDASDVAIRMITALRTQLADKGCAVALVDPSGLLGQASSSINPAQRGGRVFADLDAAMAWCEDALLTLHCSQQRQPASMSIEDHPVLDALSPKQVSAFVSQLESRTYARGETIARRGDAASGFYLILQGQVSTTFTDVQGLTHRIATLSAGMTFGEMTMFLNSRFLNDVRADTTVVVAVLTTARYNELTSAAPELKLALLESLASGAYEQLDMTLRSVIGAGRI is encoded by the coding sequence ATGGGAAACGTGGTAGACGACCTGATCGCCCGAGTCTTCGACGAAGTCCGATCACTTGATGCCGGAGAAGTCGCGGACTACATTCCCGAACTCGCCGCAGTCGCCCCCGATTCGTTCGGGATCTGTCTCGCCACTATCGACGGATACGTCTACGAAATCGGCGATTCCCGGCAACCGTTCACGATCCAGTCGATCTCCAAGCCCTTTACCTACGCGCTGGCTCTCGCCGATCGCGGCGCCGACGCGGTTGCCGAGAAGATCGACGTCGAACCATCCGGTGAGCCGTTCAACGAAATCAGTCTCGATCCCCTGACCGAACGCCCGCGGAATCCGATGATCAACGCGGGCGCTATCACCGCGGCCTCATTGGTGACAGGCGCAGATCAGGCAACCCGCTTCGAACGCATTCGCGCAGCGTATTCGCGCTACGCGGGCCGGCAGTTGTCGTTCAACGAAGCCGTCTACGACTCCGAAGCGCGCACCGGACATCGCAATCGCGCTATCGGACACATGCTGCGCTCGTTCGACGTGATCTCCGGCGACCCCAACGACGCCGTCGACCTGTACTTTCGTCAGTGCTCCATCGACGTGACCTGTCGCGACTTGAGCCTGATGGCCGCAACAATGGCAAACAACGGTGTCAATCCGCTGACCCGTGAGCGCGCGCTCACCGCCGTCGGCGTCGAACAGGTCCTCAGTGTCATGTCGACGTGTGGAATGTACGACGGCGCCGGGAAGTGGCTGGTCGAAGTGGGGTTACCCGCCAAGAGTGGCGTCGGCGGCGGCGTCATGGCAGTTCTTCCCGGGCAGATCGGGATCGCCGTCTACTCCCCCAGACTCGATGCTCACGGAAACAGCGTTCGTGGTGTGGCCGCGGCAAAGGCGCTGTCCAAGGAGTTGGAACTTCACTTCCTCCATGTGACGCGGGCGTCGAGGTCCTCGATTCGCGCGCGGTACACCGTGACCGAAGCTCCGTCGCGGGTGCGGCGGACACCCACCGAACAGGCTGTTCTCGAAGACGTCGGCAAGCGGAGCCGGATCTACGAACTGCACGGCGATCTCCTGTTCACCGGCGCGGAGTCCGCCGTTCGCGAGATCGGTTCGGTGGACGAAGGACTCGAAGTGGTCGTGATCGACGTACGACGGGTCGACGACGCCAGCGACGTGGCGATTCGCATGATCACGGCTCTGCGGACCCAACTGGCCGACAAGGGTTGCGCCGTGGCATTGGTGGATCCGAGCGGGCTTCTCGGACAGGCAAGTTCGAGCATCAATCCCGCGCAACGCGGCGGACGGGTTTTTGCCGACCTCGACGCGGCGATGGCGTGGTGCGAGGACGCTCTCCTGACGCTCCACTGCTCACAGCAGCGTCAGCCGGCGAGCATGTCGATCGAGGATCACCCCGTCCTCGACGCGTTGTCACCGAAACAGGTGTCTGCCTTCGTGTCTCAGCTCGAGAGCCGAACGTATGCCAGGGGCGAAACTATCGCCCGCCGCGGTGATGCGGCGTCAGGGTTCTATTTGATTCTGCAAGGACAGGTCAGCACGACGTTCACCGACGTTCAAGGCCTCACGCACCGGATCGCGACGTTGTCCGCCGGAATGACGTTCGGCGAGATGACGATGTTCCTGAACTCCCGGTTCCTCAACGACGTCCGGGCCGACACCACTGTGGTTGTGGCTGTCCTCACGACTGCGCGGTACAACGAACTGACCTCTGCGGCACCGGAGCTCAAACTTGCGCTGCTCGAGAGCCTGGCATCGGGCGCGTACGAACAACTCGACATGACCTTGCGCAGTGTTATCGGCGCAGGACGCATCTGA